In Anaerolineales bacterium, the following are encoded in one genomic region:
- a CDS encoding elongation factor G, which produces MQEYTTEYLRNIAMVSHSGAGKTMLSEAFLFFTKAINRMGQVEDANTVADFEEEEQRRGLSLSTALLPIEYQQHKLNLLDTPGAPDFVGEMISALSVSDAALVVVDSVAGVQVGTELAWQTCDRFDLPRFVLVNRMHRESADFEKAKNSVAQLTDKRLIPVQIPWGQGPNFQGLVDLLIMKAYPIGGGPAVEIPAELVESAQTARQQLVEAAAEGSDELLEKYLESGELSAEEIMLGLQGVVRRGLFVPVFAADASDQVGISQLLQAFITLIPSPAQARPAKATGPAGEETLTAKDDGPLAAYIWKTTADPYVGKITYGRLYSGQLSSESRAWNPKREQEERLTSLAVLRGKEQLPVKHIHAGDIFVVAKLGETATGDTLCDKSHPLELPVPEFPKALYQVAVTPKTQADSAKMGPTLTRLAEEDMTLSWHNEPATKQTILQGMGDQHIDVAIRKAQDKFQVGIEVHEPKVPYLETIQGQGQAVYRHKKQSGGSGQFAEVHLRLEPLPSDEFEFASEVFGGAISSNYFPAIEKGIRSVLASGAVAGYPVKNVKAIVFDGKEHPVDSKPVAFEIAGRQAFKEAFRQAKPVLLEPVMQVRISVPEDKMGDVIGDLNSRRAQVQGMEQDGGRAVVNALVPLAEMLRYTSDLRSISGGRGAFSMEPAQYEQVPAHLADSIIAAHKDVGEEED; this is translated from the coding sequence ATGCAAGAGTACACAACTGAATATCTTCGTAATATTGCGATGGTCTCACACAGCGGCGCCGGAAAGACAATGCTGAGTGAGGCCTTTTTGTTTTTTACCAAGGCCATCAACCGCATGGGCCAGGTGGAAGACGCCAATACCGTGGCCGACTTCGAAGAAGAAGAACAGCGCCGCGGCCTTTCCCTGAGTACGGCGCTGCTGCCCATCGAATACCAGCAGCACAAGCTCAACCTGCTGGACACGCCTGGTGCGCCAGACTTCGTCGGCGAGATGATCTCAGCCCTCAGTGTCAGCGACGCCGCACTGGTGGTGGTCGATTCGGTGGCCGGCGTGCAGGTCGGCACCGAGCTGGCCTGGCAGACCTGTGACCGTTTCGACCTGCCGCGCTTCGTGCTGGTCAACCGCATGCATCGCGAATCGGCTGACTTTGAGAAAGCCAAGAACTCCGTAGCCCAGCTCACCGACAAACGCCTGATCCCGGTGCAGATCCCCTGGGGCCAGGGACCCAACTTCCAGGGCCTGGTGGACTTGCTGATCATGAAAGCCTATCCCATCGGCGGCGGCCCGGCGGTGGAGATCCCCGCCGAACTGGTCGAGTCCGCCCAAACTGCCCGCCAGCAATTGGTCGAAGCGGCCGCCGAGGGCTCAGATGAACTGCTGGAAAAGTACCTGGAGAGCGGTGAACTGAGCGCCGAGGAGATCATGCTCGGCCTGCAGGGCGTGGTGCGCCGCGGCCTGTTCGTGCCAGTCTTCGCCGCAGACGCCAGCGACCAGGTCGGCATCTCACAGCTGCTGCAAGCCTTCATCACGCTGATCCCTTCGCCGGCCCAGGCCCGCCCGGCCAAAGCCACAGGTCCGGCCGGTGAAGAAACCCTGACCGCCAAAGACGACGGCCCGCTGGCCGCCTATATCTGGAAGACCACCGCCGACCCCTACGTGGGCAAGATCACGTATGGCCGCCTCTACTCCGGCCAACTCAGCAGCGAAAGCCGCGCTTGGAACCCCAAACGCGAGCAGGAAGAACGCCTGACTTCGCTGGCCGTGCTGCGCGGCAAAGAGCAGCTGCCGGTCAAGCACATCCACGCCGGCGACATCTTCGTGGTCGCCAAGCTGGGCGAAACCGCCACCGGCGACACGCTGTGCGACAAAAGCCACCCGCTGGAATTGCCCGTGCCGGAATTTCCCAAGGCGCTCTACCAGGTGGCGGTCACGCCCAAGACCCAGGCCGACTCGGCCAAGATGGGTCCGACCCTGACCCGGCTGGCCGAAGAGGACATGACCCTCTCCTGGCACAACGAGCCAGCCACCAAGCAGACCATTTTGCAGGGTATGGGCGACCAACACATTGACGTGGCCATCCGCAAAGCCCAGGACAAGTTCCAGGTGGGCATTGAAGTGCATGAGCCCAAAGTGCCTTACCTCGAGACCATTCAGGGCCAGGGCCAGGCCGTTTACCGCCACAAGAAACAAAGCGGCGGTTCCGGCCAGTTCGCTGAGGTGCATCTGCGTCTGGAGCCGCTGCCCAGCGATGAGTTCGAGTTCGCCAGTGAGGTTTTTGGCGGTGCCATCTCCAGCAATTACTTCCCGGCCATCGAGAAAGGCATCCGCAGCGTACTCGCCAGCGGCGCCGTGGCCGGCTACCCGGTCAAGAATGTCAAAGCCATCGTCTTCGATGGCAAAGAGCATCCGGTGGATTCCAAACCGGTGGCCTTTGAGATCGCCGGGCGGCAGGCGTTCAAAGAAGCCTTTCGCCAGGCCAAACCTGTGCTGTTGGAACCAGTGATGCAGGTGCGCATCAGCGTGCCGGAAGACAAGATGGGCGATGTCATCGGCGACCTTAATTCTCGCCGCGCCCAGGTACAGGGCATGGAGCAGGACGGCGGCCGGGCCGTGGTCAACGCCCTGGTGCCCCTGGCCGAGATGCTGCGCTACACCAGCGACCTGCGCTCGATCAGCGGCGGCCGCGGCGCCTTCAGCATGGAGCCGGCACAATACGAGCAAGTGCCCGCCCACTTGGCGGACAGCATCATCGCCGCCCACAAGGACGTGGGCGAAGAGGAAGACTGA
- a CDS encoding phosphatase PAP2 family protein has protein sequence MFEWLIDSGVAFTLAVQSWAGGLAEFWQALSFLGTTEFYLVLLPLIYWCFDKAFAVRLTFLLLIGSALNVILKLAWRLPRPFWISADIYASHFEPTFGAPSGHSQTPLSLWGLAATTLSRPWFTWLAAALVALIGFSRIALGLHFHFDVLSGWLLGLLALWAFLRFEKPVTAWLLRLSLARQVLVALAASLLLIALGALAIASAGDFAMPADWERNSLAVVGSSLDGVFSLSELITPAATLFGFGAGLAWLESRGGFRVQGTIEQKSLRYLLGTAVVLALWAGLGAVFPRQADLLSYALRYLRYALIGFWGAGLAPEAFVRLGLARRA, from the coding sequence ATGTTCGAATGGTTGATCGATAGCGGCGTCGCTTTCACCCTGGCGGTGCAGAGCTGGGCAGGGGGCTTGGCGGAATTTTGGCAGGCGCTTTCCTTTCTCGGCACTACCGAGTTCTATCTGGTCCTTCTTCCACTAATCTATTGGTGTTTCGATAAGGCCTTTGCTGTCCGGCTTACCTTTTTGCTGCTGATCGGCTCTGCGCTCAATGTGATCCTTAAACTGGCCTGGCGTTTGCCGCGCCCCTTCTGGATCTCTGCGGATATCTACGCCTCGCACTTTGAACCCACCTTTGGCGCGCCCTCCGGCCATTCGCAGACGCCGCTCAGTTTGTGGGGGCTGGCCGCGACGACCCTGAGCCGGCCCTGGTTCACCTGGCTGGCCGCCGCGCTGGTGGCGCTGATCGGCTTCTCCCGGATCGCGCTGGGCCTGCATTTCCACTTTGATGTGCTCTCCGGGTGGCTGCTGGGCTTGCTGGCGCTGTGGGCCTTCCTGCGGTTTGAAAAACCGGTGACGGCCTGGCTGCTGCGCCTGTCCTTGGCCCGCCAGGTCCTGGTTGCGTTGGCTGCCTCGCTGTTGCTGATCGCCCTCGGCGCCTTGGCGATCGCTTCGGCGGGCGACTTTGCCATGCCGGCCGACTGGGAGCGCAATTCGCTGGCGGTGGTCGGCTCTTCCCTGGACGGCGTTTTCAGCCTGAGCGAGCTGATCACCCCGGCCGCCACCCTGTTTGGCTTTGGCGCCGGGCTGGCTTGGTTGGAGAGCCGGGGCGGCTTCCGGGTGCAGGGAACGATTGAGCAGAAATCCCTGCGTTATCTGCTGGGCACTGCGGTGGTCCTGGCGCTGTGGGCCGGTTTGGGCGCGGTCTTCCCGCGCCAGGCAGACCTGCTCAGCTATGCTTTGCGCTATCTGCGTTACGCCCTGATCGGGTTTTGGGGCGCTGGTTTGGCCCCGGAGGCGTTCGTGCGGCTGGGCCTGGCGCGGCGGGCGTAG
- the pstB gene encoding phosphate ABC transporter ATP-binding protein → MDSHISIKDLNVYYGANQALKSVDLEIPRNQITAIIGPSGCGKSTLLKTLNRFHDLVDNTRVEGEVKFDDIDIYAPDVDVTEVRTKIGLIAQRPYLLPMSIFDNVAFGLRIHDMTNRREVKGHVEKYLKLAGLWDEVKDRLTQPATSLSIGQQQRLCLARGLAVEPEVLLGDEPTSALDPISAKNIETSLKELKSQYTIVIVTHVLRQARRLADYVVFMYLGELVEAGPASKLLSSPKDPRTKAYLSGEM, encoded by the coding sequence ATGGATAGCCATATCTCGATCAAAGATTTGAATGTGTATTACGGTGCCAATCAGGCGCTTAAATCTGTGGACCTGGAAATTCCGCGCAACCAGATCACCGCCATCATCGGGCCTTCCGGTTGCGGTAAATCCACGCTGCTGAAGACGCTTAACCGCTTCCATGACCTGGTGGACAACACACGGGTCGAAGGCGAAGTCAAATTCGACGATATTGACATTTACGCTCCGGACGTGGACGTCACCGAAGTGCGCACCAAGATCGGCCTGATCGCCCAGCGTCCCTACCTGCTCCCGATGTCTATCTTCGATAACGTGGCCTTCGGCTTGCGCATTCACGATATGACCAACCGCCGCGAGGTCAAAGGCCATGTGGAGAAATACTTGAAGCTGGCCGGCCTGTGGGATGAGGTCAAAGACCGCTTGACCCAGCCAGCCACGAGCCTGTCGATTGGCCAGCAGCAACGCCTGTGCCTGGCGCGCGGCCTGGCGGTGGAGCCTGAGGTCTTGCTGGGCGATGAACCCACCTCAGCGTTGGACCCTATTTCCGCCAAGAACATTGAAACCAGCCTGAAAGAGCTGAAGAGCCAGTACACCATCGTGATCGTCACGCATGTGCTGCGCCAGGCACGCCGCCTGGCAGATTATGTGGTCTTCATGTACCTGGGTGAATTGGTGGAAGCCGGCCCGGCCAGCAAGCTGCTCAGCTCGCCCAAGGACCCTCGCACCAAAGCCTACTTGAGCGGCGAAATGTAA
- the pstC gene encoding phosphate ABC transporter permease subunit PstC, which translates to MKLSLAGSRSALRRIFSDKLAARSFLLAASLPLLLLLLMAAALLFRTLPIFQFVTPWEFLTGDLWRPSQGEFGLSTFISGTLWVTLLALILAVPPCIFASIFLVEYARRGTLRGILPAIDLLAGIPSVVYGVWGLLVVVPVVPRLGQFLRGVFGDLPILTSSNPTGFSILAGGIVLAVMISPIIVSITVEVLRTVPQGVREAALAVGATRWQAIKHAVLPNALPGIIAAAVMGLSRAFGETLAVMMVVGNTPAIPRSVFDPGYPLTALIANNYGEMMSIPRYDAALMGAALLLLVVVIIFNVLSAIVLARLGQEVSS; encoded by the coding sequence ATGAAGTTATCCCTAGCTGGTTCGCGCTCGGCATTGCGCCGGATCTTTAGCGATAAGCTGGCTGCCAGGAGCTTTCTCCTGGCAGCCAGCTTGCCTTTGTTGCTGCTGTTGTTGATGGCCGCGGCGCTGCTGTTTCGCACACTCCCCATTTTTCAGTTTGTCACGCCCTGGGAATTCCTGACTGGCGACCTATGGCGGCCAAGCCAGGGCGAATTTGGGCTGAGTACGTTCATCAGCGGCACGCTGTGGGTTACCTTGCTGGCCCTGATCCTGGCCGTGCCGCCTTGCATTTTCGCGTCGATCTTTCTGGTGGAGTATGCCCGACGGGGCACTTTGCGCGGCATTCTGCCGGCGATTGACTTACTGGCGGGCATCCCTTCTGTGGTATACGGCGTTTGGGGCTTGCTGGTGGTGGTACCAGTCGTGCCGCGGCTGGGCCAGTTCTTGCGCGGCGTGTTTGGCGATCTGCCCATCCTGACCTCCAGCAATCCCACCGGCTTCAGCATTTTGGCCGGTGGTATTGTGTTGGCGGTGATGATCTCCCCGATCATTGTGTCTATCACGGTCGAGGTGCTGCGCACCGTGCCGCAAGGCGTGCGTGAGGCCGCCCTGGCAGTGGGCGCCACGCGCTGGCAGGCGATCAAACATGCCGTGCTGCCGAATGCCTTGCCGGGCATCATCGCCGCGGCGGTGATGGGCCTGTCACGCGCGTTTGGTGAAACCCTGGCGGTAATGATGGTGGTGGGCAATACGCCTGCCATTCCGCGTTCGGTGTTTGACCCCGGCTATCCGCTAACGGCGCTGATCGCCAACAACTATGGCGAAATGATGTCCATTCCGCGCTATGACGCGGCTTTGATGGGCGCCGCGCTGCTCTTGTTGGTGGTTGTGATCATTTTTAATGTCCTCTCGGCGATCGTCTTGGCGCGTTTGGGGCAAGAGGTGAGCTCATGA
- a CDS encoding alkaline phosphatase family protein, with translation MHFLFLFMDGIGLAASDPESNPFAVAKTPNLDALLGGKKLLAGTAPLQTERATLLALDPNLGVAGLPQSATGQAALVTGKNVSQLIGEHYGPKPTREIAAIIKEDNLFMQLQQRGYRSTLLNAYPERYFAGIESGKRLLSAIPLAVTSADIPLMTVEDYYAGRAFSVDFTGQGWREQLGYHDAPLLQPHAAGVKLAEVTREYDLAFFEFWPSDYAGHHQDHAGAITLLENFDAVLGGLLEAWNDEEGLILITSDHGNMEDLSVRQHTSNPVPGLLVGAAPLRQQFTAGLSDISQVTPAILQFYPPG, from the coding sequence ATGCACTTTCTCTTCCTCTTCATGGATGGTATCGGCCTGGCGGCGAGTGACCCGGAAAGCAATCCCTTCGCCGTCGCCAAAACGCCGAACTTGGATGCTTTGCTCGGCGGAAAGAAGCTGCTGGCTGGCACCGCGCCGCTGCAGACCGAGCGGGCGACATTACTGGCGCTGGACCCCAACCTGGGTGTGGCCGGGCTGCCGCAGTCGGCCACCGGGCAGGCGGCGCTGGTGACCGGCAAAAACGTCTCGCAGCTGATCGGCGAGCATTACGGCCCCAAGCCGACGCGTGAGATCGCCGCGATCATCAAAGAAGATAACTTGTTCATGCAGTTGCAGCAGCGCGGCTACCGCAGCACCCTGCTGAATGCTTACCCTGAGCGCTATTTCGCCGGCATCGAAAGCGGCAAGCGCTTGCTTTCCGCCATCCCACTGGCGGTGACCAGCGCCGATATCCCGTTGATGACGGTCGAGGACTACTATGCGGGGCGAGCCTTCTCGGTGGATTTCACCGGGCAGGGCTGGCGTGAGCAGTTGGGCTATCATGATGCGCCGCTGCTGCAGCCGCACGCCGCCGGGGTCAAGCTGGCCGAAGTCACGCGTGAGTACGACCTGGCCTTCTTCGAGTTCTGGCCCAGCGATTACGCCGGCCACCACCAGGACCATGCCGGGGCGATCACCCTGCTGGAGAACTTTGACGCCGTGCTCGGCGGCCTGCTGGAAGCCTGGAACGATGAAGAGGGGCTGATCCTGATCACCTCCGACCACGGCAATATGGAGGACTTGTCTGTGCGTCAGCACACCAGCAACCCGGTGCCCGGGCTGCTGGTGGGGGCCGCACCGCTGCGCCAGCAGTTCACTGCCGGGCTGAGCGATATCAGCCAGGTGACTCCCGCCATCCTGCAGTTTTACCCGCCTGGATAG
- a CDS encoding ABC transporter permease subunit, with product MSMQKRWWRRAHLEESLFGVLMRLSAVVLVLALAGILGSVLVRGLPAMSWDMITKAPEGGFYLGGGGGLLNAILGSLYLAGGGTILAFLVSLPIALGLNVYAPSSRWALFTRLTLDVLWGVPSLVYGAFGFLIMISMGMRASLGAGILVVSLLQIPIMVRGMDEVMRLIPSGQKEAAFGLGATKLEMARAVVLRQSLPGIFTAVLLAFGRGIGDAASVLFTAGFTDRIPTSLAGPAASLPLAVFFQLSSPFPEVRARGYAAALILTVLILIVSGLSRALARRLSRNVVN from the coding sequence ATGAGCATGCAGAAACGTTGGTGGCGGCGCGCCCACCTGGAAGAGAGCTTGTTTGGCGTGTTAATGCGCCTGTCTGCGGTGGTGCTGGTGCTGGCCCTGGCGGGCATCCTGGGGTCCGTGTTGGTGCGCGGACTGCCGGCGATGAGTTGGGACATGATCACCAAGGCGCCTGAGGGCGGCTTTTACCTGGGCGGCGGCGGCGGCCTGCTGAACGCAATTTTGGGTTCGCTGTACCTGGCCGGCGGCGGGACGATACTGGCCTTCTTGGTTAGTTTGCCGATTGCCCTGGGTCTGAATGTGTATGCGCCCAGCTCGCGTTGGGCCCTGTTCACCCGTCTGACCTTGGACGTGCTGTGGGGTGTGCCCTCGCTGGTCTATGGCGCTTTTGGTTTTCTGATCATGATCTCGATGGGGATGCGGGCTTCACTGGGCGCTGGTATTTTGGTGGTGAGTTTGCTGCAAATTCCCATTATGGTGCGCGGCATGGATGAGGTCATGCGCCTGATTCCCAGCGGACAGAAAGAAGCCGCCTTTGGCCTGGGCGCCACCAAGTTGGAGATGGCCCGGGCCGTGGTGCTGCGCCAAAGTTTGCCCGGCATCTTTACCGCCGTGCTGCTGGCCTTTGGCCGGGGCATTGGCGACGCCGCTTCCGTGTTGTTCACCGCCGGCTTCACCGACCGCATTCCGACTTCGCTGGCCGGGCCGGCGGCTTCCCTGCCCTTGGCGGTCTTCTTCCAGCTAAGCTCACCGTTCCCGGAAGTGCGCGCCCGCGGTTATGCGGCTGCGCTGATCTTAACCGTATTGATTTTGATTGTGAGCGGTCTGTCGCGCGCCCTGGCGCGCCGCCTGAGCCGTAATGTAGTGAATTAG
- a CDS encoding zinc ribbon domain-containing protein: MRRKVIGYVELYWQCPACSSENLGSHAYCTSCGTPQPQDVEFHAAVKQQLLTDAEQIKRAKAGADIHCGFCGTRNAADAAKCSQCGADLTAGAKRKVGQVVGAFAQGALQPIACPNCSTMNAGNRRKCGSCGTALSQRQQPKAPAAPQAGQPKIGKGWLLGCSVALLLICSLVYFLFLHTESIEGQVVSAGWNRSIVVEAFTQVRLEDWYDDVPFDADNVSCREAVRGQQSSPPLRGSYREVCGTEYIVDTGTGAGEVVQDCYYEVYDDYCSYTGYAWAPYTTVVSEGSGLSARWPDPQISSEMRLGEQREQYVCTFQAGGQTYTYDTSSYSEFQRCQIGSRWLLEVNSLGAVTSISPAE, from the coding sequence ATGCGCAGAAAAGTCATTGGTTACGTCGAACTCTATTGGCAGTGCCCCGCTTGCAGCAGCGAGAACCTGGGCTCCCATGCTTATTGCACATCTTGCGGCACACCCCAACCGCAAGATGTAGAGTTCCATGCCGCCGTCAAGCAGCAACTGCTCACGGATGCTGAACAGATCAAGCGCGCCAAGGCCGGCGCAGACATTCACTGTGGCTTCTGCGGTACGCGCAACGCGGCCGATGCCGCCAAGTGCAGCCAGTGCGGCGCAGACCTGACCGCCGGCGCCAAACGCAAGGTTGGCCAGGTCGTGGGCGCCTTCGCCCAGGGGGCGCTGCAGCCCATCGCCTGCCCCAACTGCAGCACCATGAATGCAGGCAACCGCCGCAAATGCGGCAGTTGTGGCACGGCGCTCAGCCAGCGCCAACAGCCCAAGGCGCCGGCCGCGCCCCAGGCCGGCCAGCCGAAGATCGGCAAAGGTTGGCTGCTGGGCTGCTCAGTGGCCCTGCTCTTGATCTGCTCGCTGGTCTATTTCCTTTTTCTGCACACCGAATCGATCGAGGGCCAGGTCGTATCAGCCGGTTGGAACCGTTCCATCGTCGTGGAAGCCTTCACTCAGGTGCGCCTGGAAGACTGGTATGACGATGTACCCTTTGATGCTGACAACGTCAGCTGCCGCGAGGCTGTGCGCGGCCAGCAGAGCAGCCCGCCCTTGCGCGGCAGCTATCGTGAGGTCTGCGGCACCGAATACATTGTCGACACCGGCACCGGCGCCGGCGAAGTCGTGCAGGATTGCTACTACGAGGTCTACGACGACTATTGCAGTTACACCGGCTACGCCTGGGCGCCTTACACCACGGTTGTCTCCGAAGGCAGCGGGCTCTCCGCCCGCTGGCCGGACCCCCAGATCAGCAGTGAAATGCGCCTGGGCGAACAGCGTGAGCAATACGTCTGCACTTTCCAGGCCGGCGGCCAAACCTACACCTACGACACCAGTTCCTACAGCGAATTCCAGCGCTGCCAGATCGGCAGCCGCTGGCTGTTGGAAGTGAACAGCCTGGGCGCGGTGACTTCGATCAGTCCCGCGGAGTAA
- a CDS encoding aminopeptidase P family protein gives MAQLHSVENLNKRQAKALALLAERGLDALAINATPSQFYLAGSHFHLMERPTVLFLTPGRKPLFVLPGFEVGKTQGLGFPLDTVTFGEDPALWQASFDQAASQLGAPKRIGIENLHLRVMELRYLERAFPGASFEDAGDLIAQLRMAKDESEQAAMQTAVVIAEAALEATLAKLRVGMTEIQVAGELIQQLYAYGSDPELPFQPIVASGPNSANPHATVSERALQAGDLLLFDWGASKDGYFSDLTRTFAVGEVEPEFKKIYETVRLANEAAREAAQPGAPCSDVDAAAREVIEDSGYGAQFTHRTGHGLGIEAHEEPYMRAGNPMVLEPGMTFTVEPGIYLDGRGGVRIEDNVVITEDGNKSFSSFPRELRVIG, from the coding sequence ATGGCCCAACTACACTCAGTGGAAAATCTTAATAAGCGACAGGCCAAAGCGCTGGCTTTGCTGGCCGAGCGCGGTCTGGATGCCTTGGCGATTAACGCCACTCCCAGCCAGTTCTACCTGGCAGGCAGCCATTTTCACTTGATGGAACGCCCCACCGTGCTGTTCCTGACACCCGGACGCAAGCCGCTCTTCGTTCTGCCCGGTTTTGAAGTGGGTAAGACGCAGGGCTTGGGGTTTCCATTGGATACCGTGACCTTTGGCGAGGACCCGGCGCTGTGGCAGGCCAGCTTTGACCAGGCCGCCAGCCAGCTGGGCGCGCCTAAACGGATCGGGATAGAGAACCTGCATTTGCGCGTGATGGAACTGCGCTACCTGGAACGCGCTTTCCCAGGCGCCAGCTTTGAAGACGCGGGCGACCTGATCGCCCAGCTGCGCATGGCCAAGGATGAGAGCGAACAAGCTGCCATGCAAACGGCCGTGGTGATCGCCGAGGCTGCCCTGGAGGCCACGTTGGCCAAGCTGCGCGTGGGCATGACCGAGATCCAGGTCGCCGGCGAATTGATCCAGCAGCTGTACGCTTATGGCAGCGACCCCGAGCTGCCCTTCCAGCCGATCGTGGCCTCCGGCCCGAACAGCGCCAACCCGCATGCTACGGTCAGCGAACGAGCGCTGCAAGCCGGCGACCTGCTCTTGTTTGACTGGGGCGCCAGCAAGGATGGCTACTTCTCAGACCTGACGCGCACGTTCGCCGTGGGCGAGGTAGAGCCGGAGTTCAAGAAGATCTACGAGACAGTGCGCCTGGCCAATGAAGCCGCCCGCGAGGCTGCCCAACCCGGTGCGCCCTGCAGCGACGTGGACGCCGCCGCCCGCGAGGTGATCGAGGACAGCGGCTACGGCGCCCAGTTCACGCATCGTACCGGCCATGGCCTGGGCATAGAGGCCCATGAGGAACCGTACATGCGGGCGGGCAACCCGATGGTGCTGGAGCCGGGCATGACCTTTACCGTTGAGCCGGGCATCTATCTGGACGGCCGCGGCGGCGTACGCATTGAGGACAACGTGGTCATCACGGAAGATGGCAACAAATCCTTCTCCAGCTTTCCGCGTGAACTGCGCGTAATAGGGTAG
- a CDS encoding glycosyltransferase family 39 protein produces MKANQRAIFILQRSSAFAAIAALFCLAVFLQDPSEPKNALFLGYSAPRLAVAVLIGCAALFIIALSSSLWIQEGRPGSLGAWAVSQLSKLLAHRRNLRTLSIGTLFGIFLVLSVLLWRQGSPPFYHMYLERLEPLISWFLIFFVLLFTVVWLLASDKKMNASEVSTLFQDALCASSLYFIFVYLVAVSGRIHYPFELEWVEGGMLSVVERVRMGLPAYQAPTLDYAPFIYPPLYFQFADSLSPLVGSSFLSLRLLSFLASVCAAGLLYLIAYRETGQRSLGLLSVGLYAAGYAASGAWYDLARVDSLMLLLVLAAYYVLRFQPQRHRELLASLFIVLACFTKQQAFLFIPALALAAWHTRRSGLLFLGATALLLIAFFLSFDQQTGGWLSFYTWQIPALHGLLSAKLSGFWLQEGLAILLSVLGLLIFFAAFSQKLPVHGRYFTIYFLLAAVASAWSSSLSNGSFHNHLIPLMAALAVAIPTSLHWLASITSRRALNLGLAALLVVLVQFVSFHYNLLQVIPTPQDRQAGQELLDRIAEFEGEIFIPRHPYLAGLAGKTETAHLAAFGEVLGFYAGPVLPEGEALWQEIDQAIRTQRFSLILLDTQGWMLRTFPAISEYYHLSEMNFYSDSLVFRPVSGLPTRPQFFYLPNNTH; encoded by the coding sequence ATGAAAGCAAACCAACGGGCCATCTTTATCTTGCAGCGCAGTTCTGCTTTTGCGGCGATTGCCGCCCTGTTTTGCCTGGCCGTCTTTCTGCAGGACCCTTCCGAGCCCAAAAATGCGCTCTTTCTAGGGTACTCTGCGCCTCGCCTGGCCGTCGCAGTCCTGATCGGCTGTGCCGCGCTCTTCATTATTGCGCTCAGCAGCTCATTGTGGATTCAGGAGGGCCGACCCGGCAGCCTGGGTGCTTGGGCCGTCAGCCAGCTCAGCAAGCTGCTGGCCCACCGGCGAAATCTGCGGACGCTTTCGATTGGGACCCTTTTTGGCATTTTCCTGGTCTTGTCCGTGCTGCTCTGGCGCCAGGGCAGCCCTCCGTTCTATCATATGTATCTGGAACGGCTTGAGCCGCTCATCAGCTGGTTTCTGATTTTCTTTGTTTTGCTCTTCACTGTAGTCTGGTTGTTGGCTTCGGACAAAAAGATGAATGCCAGTGAAGTAAGCACTTTGTTCCAGGATGCTCTCTGTGCCTCATCCCTCTATTTCATCTTTGTCTACTTAGTGGCAGTCTCTGGCCGCATTCACTATCCTTTTGAACTCGAATGGGTGGAAGGCGGCATGCTTAGCGTCGTCGAACGCGTCCGTATGGGTCTGCCCGCCTATCAGGCCCCTACCCTAGACTACGCACCTTTTATTTATCCACCCCTCTATTTCCAGTTTGCTGACAGCTTGTCCCCTCTGGTCGGGTCTAGTTTTCTTAGCCTGCGCTTGCTGTCTTTTCTGGCTTCAGTGTGTGCGGCCGGTCTGCTTTATCTGATCGCCTATCGAGAAACCGGCCAGCGCAGTCTGGGGCTGCTCAGCGTCGGCTTGTATGCCGCCGGGTACGCCGCCAGCGGTGCCTGGTACGATCTTGCCCGGGTGGACAGCCTCATGCTGTTGCTGGTCTTGGCGGCCTATTATGTGCTGCGCTTTCAACCCCAGCGCCACCGAGAGCTTCTAGCCAGCCTGTTTATCGTGCTGGCTTGCTTCACCAAACAACAGGCCTTTTTATTCATCCCCGCTCTGGCTTTGGCCGCATGGCACACGCGTCGCAGCGGGCTGCTATTCTTGGGGGCTACAGCATTGCTCCTGATCGCTTTCTTCCTCTCCTTCGATCAGCAGACGGGCGGATGGCTGAGTTTCTACACATGGCAAATTCCGGCGCTTCACGGTTTGCTGTCCGCCAAGCTCAGCGGCTTTTGGCTGCAGGAAGGGCTTGCGATTTTGCTCAGCGTACTCGGCCTGCTGATCTTCTTTGCAGCCTTCTCACAAAAACTGCCCGTCCACGGACGATATTTCACCATCTATTTCTTGCTGGCTGCCGTCGCCAGCGCTTGGAGCAGCAGTCTAAGCAACGGCAGCTTTCACAACCATCTCATCCCGCTGATGGCCGCGCTGGCCGTGGCTATCCCGACCAGCTTGCATTGGTTGGCCAGCATCACCTCTCGGCGCGCCCTCAATCTGGGTTTGGCCGCGCTGCTGGTGGTTCTGGTCCAATTTGTCAGTTTTCACTACAACTTGCTGCAAGTCATCCCCACGCCGCAAGACCGTCAAGCCGGTCAGGAACTACTCGATCGCATCGCCGAGTTCGAGGGAGAGATCTTTATTCCTCGGCATCCCTATCTGGCCGGGTTGGCAGGCAAAACCGAAACCGCCCATTTGGCCGCCTTTGGAGAGGTGCTGGGCTTTTACGCCGGCCCAGTCCTGCCAGAGGGGGAAGCTCTTTGGCAAGAGATCGATCAGGCCATCCGAACCCAACGGTTCAGTCTGATCTTGCTGGATACCCAAGGCTGGATGTTAAGAACCTTCCCCGCCATTTCGGAGTATTATCATCTCAGCGAAATGAATTTTTATTCTGATTCATTAGTCTTTCGACCTGTGTCCGGGTTGCCCACTCGGCCACAATTCTTTTACCTGCCCAACAACACTCATTGA